A genomic region of Nymphaea colorata isolate Beijing-Zhang1983 chromosome 2, ASM883128v2, whole genome shotgun sequence contains the following coding sequences:
- the LOC116247251 gene encoding disease resistance protein RUN1-like: MAATSSSSTPSPSTFPFEYHVFLSFCGEDTRRGFTDHLYQELSRSGIHAFRDSEGLEKGKNIEELFGVIERSEIFIPILSNNYAHSTWCLKEIEKIVRVVGEGENVRILPVFHKIEPKHVRHQTGPFGAAFKMHRKSRQVEVQTLNEWREALRKVADRSGYESEKMFDGHEAPLVNLIAQRVVRELKICQRKVAEHPVGVESRAQDIIKKLQFDSKDAKMVGIRGMGGLGKTTVASAIYNKIYRWFESHCFIEGIREEYPIGQKGLVGLQRELVSKMSRVHKEISHTSEGTAMLRSIYGNKRVLIVLDDVDSVEQVRAVAEKQEWFHPGSRVIITTRDEGVINALHDWEKHKISVPLMQLDENESLELFSWHAFTANSPADGYEELSLEIVRALDGLPFAIETFASSLYNNKDRKDWNETINTLRGTLLDDGIYQRLKPSYDRLRNRDERSIFLDAACFFSGIDEKAARYTWEACGFSSRLSLKALLDKSLIKINHDGKLEMHHLLRETGRRIVEEEPGRGPEHRSRLWKQQEIMNVLEERTGTNIIEGISLSDDKKEMITVKASGFASMNKLRLLMINGVHLKGGYMTMPQHIKWLQWHGCPLKSLPRDFHLNDVAALDLSYSDITEVQGGNKDLAGIRERLTLRRKLTETGFQSLKFLDLTACNQLKVTPDISAFPGLEKLVLDCCDNLVKVHDSIANLKNLKVLSMSSCRKLTELPDCISHLTSLKLLNLENCLSIERLPDSLLKKIAW; this comes from the exons ATGGCCGCCACCTCTTCTTCATCGACACCATCACCGTCCACGTTTCCGTTCGAGTATCACGTCTTCCTGAGCTTCTGTGGAGAGGACACAAGGAGGGGATTCACCGACCATCTCTACCAAGAACTCAGCCGAAGCGGCATTCATGCATTTCGGGACAGCGAGGGGTTGGAGAAGGGCAAGAACATAGAGGAACTGTTTGGGGTGATCGAGAGGTCGGAGATATTCATACCAATCCTCTCCAACAACTATGCACACTCCACATGGTGTCTTAAGGAAATCGAGAAGATCGTGAGGGTAGTTGGGGAGGGGGAAAACGTGAGGATTCTTCCTGTTTTCCACAAAATTGAGCCCAAACATGTGCGACACCAGACAGGACCATTTGGAGCTGCTTTTAAAATGCATAGAAAGAGCAGACAGGTGGAGGTGCAGACATTGAATGAGTGGAGGGAGGCGTTGAGGAAAGTAGCAGATCGTTCTGGCTACGAAAGTGAGAAAATGTTTGATGG ACATGAGGCGCCGCTTGTTAACCTGATTGCTCAGAGAGTTGTACGAGAATTAAAGATTTGTCAACGGAAGGTAGCTGAACATCCGGTTGGAGTTGAATCACGGGCTCAGGATATCATCAAGAAATTGCAATTCGACTCTAAAGATGCAAAAATGGTGGGAATCCGTGGAATGGGAGGACTTGGCAAGACGACAGTTGCCAGTGCTATCTACAACAAAATTTACAGATGGTTTGAATCCCATTGCTTCATTGAAGGCATCAGGGAAGAATATCCCATCGGACAAAAAGGGCTTGTCGGCTTACAAAGAGAATTGGTGTCTAAAATGTCCCGAGTACACAAGGAAATATCGCATACCAGTGAAGGAACTGCTATGCTTCGAAGCATTTATGGGAATAAGAGGGTCTTGATTGTTCTTGATGATGTTGATAGTGTAGAGCAAGTTCGAGCAGTGGCTGAAAAACAGGAATGGTTCCATCCAGGCAGCAGAGTCATTATCACTACAAGGGATGAGGGAGTAATCAATGCTCTTCATGATTGGGAAAAACATAAGATATCCGTGCCGCTAATGCAGCTGGATGAAAATGAATCTCTCGAACTTTTCAGTTGGCATGCTTTTACAGCGAACTCTCCAGCTGATGGATATGAAGAGCTATCCTTGGAAATAGTTAGGGCCCTCGATGGTTTACCATTTGCTATTGAAACCTTTGCATCATCTTTGTATAATAACAAAGACAGAAAAGATTGGAATGAAACAATAAACACGTTGAGGGGAACACTTCTTGATGACGGGATTTACCAGAGGCTAAAACCAAGCTACGACCGTCTACGCAATAGGGATGAAAGATCCATTTTCCTTGATGCTGCGTGCTTCTTCAGTGGAATTGATGAAAAAGCTGCACGTTATACATGGGAAGCTTGTGGCTTTTCCTCCAGGCTTTCATTGAAAGCTCTTCTTGACAAATCTCTCATAAAAATAAATCATGATGGCAAATTGGAGATGCATCATCTCCTGCGAGAAACGGGCAGGCGtattgttgaagaagaacctgGGAGAGGACCGGAACATCGCAGTAGGCTGTGGAAGCAACAAGAAATAATGAATGTGCTAGAAGAGCGAACG GGAACAAATATAATTGAAGGGATCAGCCTCAGTGATGATAAGAAGGAGATGATTACTGTGAAAGCTTCTGGTTTTGCCTCGATGAACAAACTTAGATTGCTCATGATCAACGGTGTTCACTTAAAGGGTGGATATATGACGATGCCTCAACATATCAAGTGGTTGCAGTGGCATGGATGCCCCCTGAAATCCCTTCCACGAGATTTTCATCTCAACGACGTTGCCGCCCTGGATCTATCATATAGCGACATTACTGAAGTGCAGGGCGGCAACAAG GATTTAGCAGGCATCAGAGAACGGCTTACTTTAAGAAGAAAGCTAACTGAAACTGGTTTTCAAAGTCTAAAATTTCTGGACCTGACTGCCTGCAATCAGTTAAAAGTTACTCCTGATATATCTGCATTCCCTGGCTTAGAGAAATTGGTGCTGGATTGCTGTGATAATCTGGTCAAGGTTCATGACTCTATAGCAAATCTCAAGAACTTGAAAGTATTGAGTATGAGTAGCTGCAGAAAGTTGACGGAGCTGCCTGACTGTATATCACACTTGACTTCGCTCAAATTGCTGAACCTTGAGAACTGCCTTAGCATCGAAAGACTGCCCGATTCATTGTTAAAGAAGATTGCATGGTGA